A region from the Acyrthosiphon pisum isolate AL4f chromosome A1, pea_aphid_22Mar2018_4r6ur, whole genome shotgun sequence genome encodes:
- the LOC107883396 gene encoding uncharacterized protein LOC107883396 — protein sequence MPKKRENFSQSNLTAAVEAVVNEGLSKKFAAKKFSVSRSTLQYRLKNPDQKVSCGPAPVLSEEEEKTLEKWILESSRKGFPQRKDDLLISVKQYLDKNERTTIFKNNYPGIGWYKSFMKRHPNISVRTRVDTSDNLIYIAPRGLDARDI from the exons atgcCAAAAAAAAGGGAAAATTTTTCTCAGTCAAATTTGACTGCTGCTGTTGAAGCAGTAGTCAATGAAGGCTTGTCAAAAAAGTTCGCAGCAAAAAAGTTTTCTGTATCAAGATCTACATTACAATACAGACTAAAAAATCCTGATCAAAAAGTATCATGTGGACCAGCTCCTGTATTATCTGAGGAAGAAGAAAAAACATTAGAAAAATGGATACTGGAAAGTAGTCGGAAAGGATTTCCTCAAAGAAAAGATGATCTTTTAATTAGTGTGAAACAATATCTTGACAAAAACGAGCGaactactatttttaaaaataactatccTG gTATTGGATGGTACAAATCTTTCATGAAGCGTCATCCAAATATATCTGTCAGGACAA GGGTTGATACTTCTGATAATCTGATCTATATAGCACCTAGAGGCTTAGATGCTAGAGATATTTAA